One stretch of Toxoplasma gondii ME49 chromosome XI, whole genome shotgun sequence DNA includes these proteins:
- a CDS encoding hypothetical protein (encoded by transcript TGME49_311790) has protein sequence MPLPPCPPLPCSTSASAFGSSSDFCVEIFCRRLDEVDDEPRAVGAILVEALLHPSLCFFAELLNHPKVALLRQASDAPSVSFALSSAVSLTLTELLATLQLFSTGTVEDYREGRHRRRQGLRSDASSVGESSSLEDGASHFPALPPVLLRKLRMLTTLTLASYCRELSFVTLSALLSVNDDDLALSGVDSAEVGAANEVGVVAGGRTSSGVGTLEKCDQAVAVSADAQSSLAATVRVSPEEAETVVRSCIAMGWMKARINREKQVAFVEDVLGRDVNDKEDLEIMEEVLSNFARRVHRAIYVLNKSVDRFLQSEGPPSAAGSCEATL, from the coding sequence ATGCCATTGCCACCGTGCCCCCCGCTTCCGTGTTCAACCTCTGCTTCGGCGTTCGGTTCTTCCTCCGACTTCTGCGTGGAAATCTTCTGTCGCCGACTCGATGAGGTCGACGACGAGCCTCGAGCTGTAGGGGCAATTCTGGTTGAAGCTCTTTTGCATCCTTCACTCTGTTTTTTTGCAGAGTTGCTCAATCACCCGAAAGTAGCACTCCTTCGGCAGGCATCCGACGCGCCTTCTGTatctttcgctctttcctccgctgtctctctaACCCTCACTGAACTTCTGGCTACCCTGCAACTGTTCAGCACGGGGACCGTCGAAGACTACCGAGAAGGGCGACATAGGCGGCGACAAGGTCTGAGATCAGATGCTTCCTCCGTCGGAGAAAGCTCGTCTCTCGAAGATGGTGCCAGCCATTTCCCTGCTCTGCCGCCGGTCCTTTTGAGGAAACTGCGGATGCTAACCACGCTGACCCTGGCCTCGTACTGTCGAGAGCTTTCTTTCGTCACTCTTTCCGCTTTACTCTCCGTGAACGATGATGATCTTGCCCTTTCCGGCGTGGATTCAGCTGAAGTGGGTGCGGCCAATGAGGTGGGAGTGGTAGCTGGAGGGCGCACAAGCTCAGGTGTAGGTACACTCGAGAAGTGTGATCAGGCAGTTGCTGTCTCAGCTGATGCGCAGAGTTCCCTAGCAGCAACAGTCCGCGTGAGTCCCGAGGAAGCTGAAACTGTTGTCCGCTCCTGCATCGCAATGGGTTGGATGAAGGCCCGAAttaacagagaaaaacaggtgGCTTTCGTGGAAGATGTTCTGGGCAGGGATGTAAATGATAAAGAGGACCTCGAGATCATGGAGGAGGTACTGAGCAACTTCGCACGCCGCGTCCACAGAGCAATTTATGTATTAAACAAGAGCGTGGACAGATTTCTCCAAAGTGAGGGTCCGCCGAGTGCTGCCGGTTCGTGTGAGGCGACACTGTGA
- a CDS encoding endonuclease/exonuclease/phosphatase family protein (encoded by transcript TGME49_311800), which produces MSTHENLFVGEDPEGLQYPTAWKTQSEAARRENGNASSSEATVAAYSANISGSESSRNLHSSLGVSRSASADSSDGNYGPNLRILVLNAYLVPPSISWNPYLWAPFWSCKRPFQRAEDIGRLAAQYDIACLQEVWGTNMAAMNAHVLPTHSILPQTQSGSRFPCVGEIVDPLQFYWRKTGGLWFAWRRRKCAFISMASHYFPFGSQMPLSNQNVTAVELDVSPVFPKHRLIVLNTHFSILGVESRRVNLESVRKFIKELAWKAYLLFLGRQYDAGINAMENLSDLDVAPSFLPDVSMLLCGDFNIDPDRSPRQYLRLRTLDGDVVMRDLFLPEHNPNHAYQYTYYTQETLTEKKKKHSVLRKGNSLYPWPFKGRVDYMFAVDEVRLSSQEVLDLVENFPPEVVVGDDYEEMDIPILKDGALVISFEQIYCLGMDIVAQRQDFELSDHWPLSARITIGAPSIDAKSLPKPRKWQLLRGDSFCVDSSYSGASRYDSKTLTTDRNVADHSKQRRLTVLRDSKFGPADRARFAQEFGYKGRLTVRRQRPAHARGQVAATAPSDMMAEETIESDEEEKLRWKIGDQDVQCGALVDAEGTQTEEAPGSPLFDEREISPAGEPKATSGASDQRSRVPLAMKRALEVQEARRKAAGQKTRK; this is translated from the exons ATGAGCACCCACGAAAACTTGTTCGTCGGGGAGGATCCCGAGGGACTTCAATACCCAACTGCCTGGAAGACACAATCGGAAGCCgccagaagagaaaacggcaaCGCAAGCAGCAGTGAGGCGACAGTCGCTGCATACTCAGCAAATATATCCGGTTCTGAAAGTTCCCGCAATCTCCACTCGTCTCTCGGAGTTTCGCGCTCCGCATCGGCTGACTCAAGCGATGGGAATTACGGTCCCAATTTGCGGATCCTTGTCCTGAACGCGTACCTTGTGCCGCCGTCGATATCATGGAATCCCTATCTGTGGGCTCCCTTCTGGTCGTGCAAACGACCCTTTCAGCGCGCAGAAGAC aTCGGCCGCCTTGCCGCGCAGTATGACATTGCCTGTCTCCAGGAAGTCTGGGGGACGAATATGGCAGCTATGAATGCGCACGTCCTTCCGACCCACAGTATTCTTCCACAGACTCAGTCGGGAAGCAGGTTTCCCTGTGTTGGCGAAATTGTTGATCCACTGCAGTTCTACTGGAGAAAGACCGGAGGCCTTTGGTTTGCCTGGCGTCGAAGAAAGTGTGCGTTTATAAGCATGGCTAGTCATTATTTTCCCTTTGGCAGTCAAATGCCTCTCTCCAACCAAAACGTGACGGCTGTCGAGCTCGATGTCAGTCCTGTGTTCCCGAAACACCGGCTTATAGTCTTGAATACACACTTCTCGATCCTCGGCGTCGAGTCCCGACGAGTCAACCTTGAGTCTGTACGAAAATTCATCAAAGAGCTTGCGTGGAAAGCTTATCTATTGTTTCTCGGACGGCAGTATGATGCCGGGATAAACGCAATGGAAAACCTCTCGGATCTTGACGTCGCTCCTTCCTTTCTACCAGACGTCTCCATGCTTCTATGCGGAGATTTTAACATTGATCCTGATAGATCGCCCCGGCAATATCTACGCCTGAGGACCCTAGACGGAGACGTTGTCATGCGAGATCTCTTCCTCCCAGAGCATAACCCAAATCATGCATACCAGTACACGTACTATACTCAAGAAACTCTTaccgaaaaaaagaagaagcactCAGTATTACGGAAGGGGAACTCCCTATACCCGTGGCCCTTTAAAG GGCGTGTGGACTACATGTTTGCGGTAGATGAAGTCCGGCTGTCATCTCAGGAGGTTTTGGATCTCGTTGAAAACTTCCCTCCCGAAGTTGTTGTTGGTGACGATTACGAGGAGATGGATATCCCAATTCTCAAAGATGGGGCGTTGGTCATTTCGTTCGAACAAATATACTGTCTAG gAATGGACATCGTTGCGCAGCGGCAAGATTTCGAGTTATCTGACCACTGGCCTCTGAGTGCACGTATCACAATAGGAGCTCCAAGTATAGACGCGAAGTCTCTTCCAAAGCCGCGCAAATGGCAACTGCTTCGAGGGGATTCCTTTTGCGTTGATAGCTCATATTCAGGGGCGAGTAGGTACGACAGCAAAACTCTAACAACAGATCGCAACGTTGCAGATCATTCGAAGCAACGGCGCTTGACAGTTCTTAGAGACTCAAAATTTGGTCCAGCAGACCGGGCTCGCTTTGCACAGGAATTCGGCTATAAAGGACGCCTTACGGTTCGTAGGCAGCGCCCGGCTCATGCCCGTGGACAGGTTGCCGCCACAGCACCATCTGACATGATGGCGGAAGAAACCATTGAATCggatgaagaggaaaagctgAGATGGAAAATTGGGGATCAAGACGTTCAGTGTGGCGCGCTTGTCGACGCGGAGggcacacagacagaagaggcgcCAGGGAGTCCGCTGTTTGATGAACGCGAAATTTCTCCCGCTGGGGAGCCCAAAGCCACATCAG GGGCGTCCGACCAACGCTCACGGGTGCCTCTCGCCATGAAGCGTGCCCTTGAAGTGCAGGAGGCACGTCGCAAGGCAGCAGgacagaaaacaaggaaaTAA
- a CDS encoding hypothetical protein (encoded by transcript TGME49_311810), whose translation MERQRSPSVACVDRQMSARRTGKAFFIASAVANILEPPSAVVEATVLPCETFDVFFPRRTHLTVDRLVACSQENTCAREVYPENGACEGLCKPEARLGTRVHRRPQEKTQSRLEEGKPEGDLPCVPADENENEHLGDDWTGVSFDDQSRCLAICQCMVMRLYIAASSGLTRLPRDTHGPSCTDSRKAVENRWVGWVRLALLMNGSCPLALKFAQNRVQQLGEEVKKLISHIANGCVGSIPRRKACGRVHNDEQEARRGGEETGIESDKDAGHRNVETFLVKTVNAERGDGTKRRWINAKTQEGSPEGHSRFGFQDQCSREHLHAGGEVEDSCATVFLETWNKLKEELASVKHLLEVHPKCGDLWAYRRYVCRTIVCSLLCLAGPKEPVSQRCSHSGDFQIHPNNLSDARSEVVSGTSKMRSEEPVETFSTGNSDICDPGDADICRGADCTSVSEDNDKRACVRELSQRGADASDNHDWVRWMTAELSDFLDTELALVAEHAAQRPHSYQAWEHFAKIEQEVKTLFRRFPVCGMHTGALGPSAVQRGDREQCFPTGGAKEQTALEELRYRIMQQLSTFIESQCGILAHSHAPFHHASKLFDESLSSILSSDPSELLPAKKSYGSDFPATAPGPKLGVAHALLVKALQFNADVLQLFPHFEAPWCGRGELFIAYIRRCSAYANRYSLGTKAHGHEAEGDSTDPKGPTTTRDTASEQTFTTALPQSAEKPLSLAGSVILPGNASADETIQHCRGTADNCLEEFDGFTSRHFHALFPENLSG comes from the exons ATGGAGCGGCAACGCTCTCCGTCTGTGGCCTGTGTTGACCGACAGATGTCGGCTCGCAGGACAGGAAAAGCATTTTTCATTGCATCTGCCGTGGCTAATATTCTGGAGCCTCCGAGCGCGGTTGTTGAGGCGACTGTGCTTCCATGTGAAACCTTTGACGTCTTTTTCCCTCGTCGTACACACTTAACGGTTGATCGTCTTGTCGCATGCTCGCAGGAGAACACCTGCGCAAGAGAAGTCTATCCTGAAAATGGTGCCTGTGAAGGACTGTGCAAACCGGAGGCTCGTTTAGGTACTCGAGTCCATCGACGTCCCCAAGAAAAGACTCAGTCTCGTCTAGAAGAGGGGAAACCCGAAGGCGACCTTCCGTGTGTTCCCGCTGATGAAAACGAGAACGAACACCTCGGGGACGACTGGACTGGAGTCAGTTTTGATGATCAATCCAGGTGCCTGGCGATTTGTCAGTGCATGGTAATGCGGTTGTACATCGCTGCGTCATCAGGACTCACCCGTTTACCGCGGGATACTCATGGCCCCTCCTGTACAGATTCGAGGAAAGCCGTTGAAAATCGTTGGGTTGGATGGGTTCGCTTGGCGCTGCTCATGAATGGAAGTTGCCCTTTAGCTCTGAAGTTTGCCCAAAACCGCGTGCAGCAGCTCGGAGAAGAAGTCAAAAAACTTATTTCACATATCGCGAACGGCTGTGTCGGTTCAATACCCCGTAGGAAAGCCTGTGGCCGGGTACACAATGATGAGCAAGAGGCTCGCAGAGgtggggaagagacaggcatCGAATCAGACAAAGACGCCGGGCACCGAAATGTAGAGACTTTTCTCGTGAAAACAgtgaacgcagagagaggcgatgGGACAAAAAGAAGATGGATCAACGCGAAGACTCAAGAAGGCTCTCCGGAAGGGCACAGCAGATTTGGTTTCCAGGATCAGTGTAGCCGTGAACACCTGCACGCGGGAGGTGAGGTAGAAGATAGTTGTGCGACTGTCTTTCTCGAGACGTGGAACAAACTCAAAGAAGAACTCGCCTCTGTCAAACATCTGCTCGAGGTCCATCCGAAATGTGGCGACCTGTGGGCGTACCGCCGCTACGTGTGCCGGACTATCGTTTGctctctcttgtgtctcgCCGGTCCAAAAGAACCCGTTTCCCAACGTTGTTCGCATTCAGGCGACTTCCAAATACACCCGAACAACCTCAGCGATGCTCGCTCCGAGGTCGTGTCTGGCACGAGCAAGATGCGCAGTGAGGAACCAGTGGAGACGTTCAGTACCGGAAACTCGGACATTTGTGACCCCGGAGATGCAGATATTTGCCGAGGGGCGGACTGTACGTCAGTTTCAGAAGACAACGACAAGAGGGCCTGTGTGCGAGAGCTCTCGCAGAGAGGTGCGGATGCGTCTGACAATCACGATTGGGTACGATGGATGACAGCAGAACTGTCTGACTTTCTGGACACTGAGCTTGCTCTGGTGGCAGAGCATGCGGCTCAGAGGCCTCACAGCTACCAGGCTTGGGAGCACTTCGCGAAAATCGAACAGGAGGTGAAGACATTGTTTCGCCGCTTCCCTGTTTGCGGTATGCACACAGGCGCACTCGGGCCTTCCGCAGTGCAGAGAGGCGATAGAGAGCAATGCTTTCCTACAGGCGGAGCGAAGGAACAAACTGCGCTTGAAGAATTACGATATCGTATCATGCAGCAACTTAGTACCTTTATAGAGAGCCAGTGCGGGATTCTAGCGCATTCGCATGCTCCTTTTCACCATGCGTCGAAGCTGTTTGACGAATCTCTGTCGTCTATCTTATCCTCTGACCCGTCGGAGTTGTTACCAGCCAAAAAGTCCTATGGAAGCGACTTCCCGGCAACGGCCCCAGGTCCGAAACTGGGGGTGGCTCATGCTTTGCTCGTCAAGGCCCTCCAGTTTAATGCAGACGTTCTTCAGCTTTTCCCACACTTCGAGGCTCCGTGGTGTGGACGGGGAGAACTTTTTATAGCGTACATTCGCAGATGCTCAGCCTATGCGAATCGGTATTCTTTAGGGACTAAGGCGCACGGCCACGAGGCGGAAGGTGACTCCACCGATCCCAAGGGACCCACAACGACTCGGGATACAGCTTCAGAACAGACATTCACAACTGCTTTGCCTCAGTCCGCAGAGAAGCCGCTTAGTCTTGCAGGCTCTGTAATATTGCCTGGCAATGCAAGCGCGGATGAAACGATCCAACACTGTCGAGGAACTGCTGACAACTGCTTGGAAGAGTTCGACGGATTCACGTCAAGACATTTCCACGCACTCTTTC CAGAGAATCTTTCAGGATGA
- a CDS encoding hypothetical protein (encoded by transcript TGME49_311815): MLNAFLSCLSVRVTQKLDFPVAEAIFSCILSRLPTCSHSSELPCGGSVSLRRVPPRIARVSANQEFIYRTLWAQRMVIKLTLYFPLKNWSTPHGIRRASTCLIRNETSRVTSSFG, from the exons ATGCTAAACGCGTTTCTAAGCTGCTTATCCGTACGTGTGACTCAGAAGTTAGACTTTCCTGTAGCCGAGGCCATTTTCAGTTGCATTCTGTCTCGCTTGCCTACATGTTCGCATTCTTCGGAACTGCCATGTGGAGGCAGTGTTTCATTGCGGCGCGTCCCCCCGAGGATAGCGAGGGTGTCGGCGAATCAAGAATTCATTTATCGAACTCTATGGGCCCAAAGGATGGTCATAAAGCTTACTTTGTACTTCCCTTTGAAGAACTG GTCCACTCCACACGGGATTCGAAGGGCTTCGACATGCCTGATCAGGAATGAAACTTCGAGGGTTACCAGCAGCTTCGGATAG
- a CDS encoding hypothetical protein (encoded by transcript TGME49_311820), with the protein MANPSLTSEGRSALVEAVTEFQLFDRVSDEENETESDSSDEGYVHEKEDTGPRASDNMPLVPSKGNPYEPQSADGGKSPKNAEASEHALLLPEDSAEANFEVETCFVFRRCPWGPSVGSEERKYGKGKNYVRGTTQ; encoded by the coding sequence ATGGCTAATCCCTCGCTGACTTCAGAAGGTAGGAGTGCTCTTGTGGAAGCTGTGACTGAGTTCCAGCTTTTCGACAGAGTCAGTGACGAAGAGAATGAAACGGAATCAGATTCATCTGACGAAGGGTACGTGCATGAGAAAGAAGATACAGGCCCGCGAGCATCCGATAATATGCCTTTGGTACCTTCAAAAGGAAACCCGTATGAACCACAATCCGCGGATGGTGGAAAAAGCCCAAAGAATGCCGAAGCTTCGGAGCATGCCCTGCTCCTACCAGAAGATTCCGCAGAGGCAAACTTCGAGGTGGAGAcctgcttcgtctttcgGAGGTGTCCCTGGGGCCCAAGCGTgggcagcgaggagagaaagtaTGGGAAAGGGAAAAACTATGTTCGTGGCACAACTCAGTGA
- a CDS encoding hypothetical protein (encoded by transcript TGME49_311830): MGKVKKQRKNRRSRAAPYEVDESMMGEAEAPNQAIDDSELANQPNNGVAGANENAEEPATGGRQIHKRQAAEWRKMKSEVAQLKKQRQKLRKKVVAEREERKKLGKLIKEKISSMRKRHDAELQALGLGKSLHSVDPEETMAVDD; encoded by the exons ATGGGGAAGGTAAAGAAGCAACGtaagaacagaagaagccgGGCGGCTCCGTATGAGGTTGACGAGTCCATGATGGGAGAGGCTGAAGCCCCGAACCAGGCAATCGACGACTCAGAGCTGGCTAATCAGCCAAACAACGGA GTGGCCGGTGCAAACGAAAATGCAGAAGAACCTGCGACAGGAGGACGGCAGATCCATAAG AGACAAGCAGCGGAGTGGAGGAAAATGAAGAGCGAAGTCGCCCAGCTtaagaagcagaggcagaagttGCGGAAGAAAGTTGTTGCCGAACGAGAGGAGCGCAAGAAGCTTGGGAAACTTATTAAAGAGAAAATTTCGTCAATGCGGAAGCGTCATGATGCAGAGCTGCAGGCGCTTGGCCTTGGAAAATCGCTCCACAGCGTTGACCCAGAAGAGACCATGGCTGTTGATGACTAA
- a CDS encoding hypothetical protein (encoded by transcript TGME49_311840~Predicted trans-membrane domain (TMHMM2.0):20-43:104-124:156-179:204-227): MVGTTALRMPREQLEVMMRCGYTFLHLMDSLLSLFGLYSLINFVLPVCCSSSSGVAPPAPLWPTMNAVNSSADYSRHPLCSPSLRQELAIADGALGDDVHSSWDAAIEIECIANFILLIGALLMREATSLSVSAAKGQVNAQTHDVDRFATRTWRLVRLHRLIGMLLFGILLFSWTSHVWRAAQLCSGHLDGGEDWDYCYASYNALSGPHYFVVTFIHCVVLPHLVLKLLPAD, translated from the exons ATGGTGGGGACAACCGCTCTTCGAATGCCCCGCGAACAGCTGGAGGTCATGATGCGGTGCGGTTATACTTTTCTGCACCTTATGGActcacttctttctctcttcgggTTATACTCGCTGATCAATTTCGTCTTACCG GTCTGCTGCTCGTCGTCCTCAGGGGTTGCGCCGCCGGCTCCTCTCTGGCCCACGATGAATGCAGTGAATTCTTCTGCCGACTACAGTCGGCATCCTCTGTGCAGTCCTTCCCTGCGGCAGGAGTTGGCCATTGCCGATGGCGCTTTGGGTGACGATGTTCACTCAAGTTGGGACGCTGCAATCGAAATCGAATGCATTGCAAACTTCATCCTTTTAATCGGTGCTCTTCTGATGAGAGAAGCAACTAGCTTGTCCGTTTCAGCGGCAAAGGGTCAAGTGAATGCTCAGACCCATGACGTTGATAGGTTTGCTACGAGAACGTGGCGTCTTGTCAGATTACACAG GCTCATCGGAATGCTACTCTTCGGGATCCTGCTGTTTTCCTGGACATCTCACGTGTGGCGGGCCGCCCAGCTTTGTTCAGGTCACTTGGACGGTGGGGAAGATTGGGACTATTGTTATGCCTCCTACAATGCACTTTCTGGGCCCCATTATTTTGTTGTCACTTTCATCCATTGCGTGGTGCTACCGCATCTCGTTCTCAAATTGCTTCCTGCTGACTGA
- a CDS encoding hypothetical protein (encoded by transcript TGME49_311850) → MIEATPSDATSGADQTSLSLLANQRICGKGSRGRRTKKCSPLSRAVSLKTTQAVHTLGACADATHARRRYRSFDITPALPRVQGCRGRKWKVVSLKEFYEKA, encoded by the exons ATGATCGAGGCCACGCCGTCGGACGCGACATCAGGCGCTGACcaaacctctctctctctgttggcGAATCAGCGAATTTGCGGCAaaggcagcagaggaaggcgaacgaaGAAGTGCTCTCCCCTGTCTCGCGCAGTGAGCCTCAAAACGACGCaagctgtacatacactcggAGCATGCGCCGACGCAACCCACGCGAGGCGGCGCTACCG ATCTTTTGACATAACTCcagctcttcctcgcgtgCAAGGTtgccgaggaagaaagtggaaagtGGTATCTTTGAAAGAATTTTACGAGAAAGCGTGA